In one Myxocyprinus asiaticus isolate MX2 ecotype Aquarium Trade chromosome 29, UBuf_Myxa_2, whole genome shotgun sequence genomic region, the following are encoded:
- the LOC127419684 gene encoding putative beta-lactamase-like 1 isoform X1 yields MPDSLLNWLQALQTCGEYQPAKMKVKWTKLGMVFFLLLSLVMMGCFIWQYRLPKMKPVDETAAEKMKEEKMCPRFPEPVPLEHPIPILMEALEKVDLLLRTSIDATRLPAMSAIVIFNDSILWNGNFGRRNGSDPISPPPNEYTVYRIASLSKIFPTLMLYKLWEDGKVDSLDDPLGKYEKNFTIKNPFGKRRDNHLKSIYNGMLFSVREAQVQTSSITLRRMASQLSGLPRRLRATTLLWKGSTQSAVDLLQDDVLVADPGTKCHYSNLAFSLLAHVMAEKVAGTDYQSWVFENILQPLGMEDTDFKIIPEIESQMAIGVYTNGLPAPLYDLGWYRPSGQMYSTPADMAKLVMMLLGAYYRQVLQPDTLKTMLTPLFRCESSYFANQTGTPWEVNEQLGYDIIRKDGDLDGYSATISLVPRLKLGLVILMAGTKPEGEDLVAKAYSYLIPAMESAFRNAPHVLIPPPDPIPYVGHFTYSNITFYEIKAGTDGVLTMEQFGPQVDNMIPMKYRTLKLSYLEDRVFRVKFEKEYPCQLKVNAASVSLESQDRQHFNFYTFNKKGLSPGFDVPGLNTYKVVRIPHKPVFTG; encoded by the exons ATGCCCGATTCGTTACTGAACTGGCTCCAAG CCTTGCAGACCTGTGGAGAATACCAGCCTGCAAAGATGAAAGTGAAATGGACAAAGTTAGGCATGGTCTTCTTTCTGCTTCTTTCCCTTGTTATGATGGGTTGTTTCATTTGGCAGTACAGGCTTCCCAAAATGAAACCAg TGGATGAAACAGCAGCAGAAAAAATGAAAGAAGAGAAGATGTGCCCACGGTTTCCTGAGCCTGTGCCTTTGGAACACCCAATACCTATCCTCATGGAGGCTTTGGAAAAG GTGGATTTGCTTTTGAGGACCAGCATTGATGCCACAAGACTGCCAGCCATGTCTGCAATTGTTATATTTAACGACTCCATATTGTGGAATGGTAACTTTGGCAGAAGGAATGGAAGTGACCCCATATCTCCACCACCAAATGAGTACACAGTTTACAG AATTGCAAGCCTTTCTAAAATCTTCCCCACCCTGATGTTGTATAAACTTTGGGAGGATGGAAAAGTGGATTCCCTGGATGACCCTCTGGGAAAGTACGAGAAGAATTTTACCATAAAAAACCCTTTTGGGAAAAGAAGGGATAATCACCTCAAGTCGATCTATAATGGCATGTTGTTCAGTGTTAGAGAGGCTCAAGTCCAAACCTCCTCCATCACCCTGAGAAGGATGGCAAGTCAGCTGTCAG GTTTACCAAGGCGACTCAGAGCAACTACGTTACTCTGGAAAGGTAGTACTCAGTCTGCTGTTGATTTATTACAAGATGACGTTCTTGTGGCTGACCCTGGAACAAA ATGCCACTACAGCAACTTGGCCTTCTCCCTGTTGGCCCACGTGATGGCAGAAAAGGTAGCAGGGACGGATTATCAGAGCTGGGTGTTTGAAAATATCCTGCAACCTCTGGGAATGGAGGACACCGACTTCAAAATCATCCCAGAGATTGAGAGCCAGATGGCAATAGGTGTTTACACAAATGGGCTGCCTGCACCCCTCTATGATCTTGGCTGGTACAGACCATCAGGGCAAATGTACTCCACACCTGCCGACATGGCCAAACTGGTGATGATGCTGCTGGGCGCTTACTATCGACAGGTTCTACAACCTGACACCCTCAAAACCATGTTGACACCTCTATTCCGTTGTGAAAGCAGTTACTTTGCAAATCAAACGGGCACACCGTGGGAGGTAAATGAACAGTTGGGGTATGACATCATCCGCAAAGATGGAGATCTAGATGGTTATTCGGCCACTATCTCCCTTGTTCCACGCCTGAAGCTGGGGTTGGTCATTCTTATGGCTGGGACCAAACCTGAGGGTGAGGACCTtgtggccaaggcctacagttaTCTAATCCCTGCCATGGAAAGTGCCTTCAGAAATGCACCTCATGTTCTCATCCCTCCTCCAGACCCAATTCCCTATGTAGGGCACTTTACCTATAGCAACATAACATTTTATGAGATCAAAGCTGGCACAGATGGAGTGCTGACTATGGAGCAGTTTGGACCACAAGTGGACAACATGATTCCTATGAAgtacagaactttgaagctgagTTATTTGGAGGATAGGGTGTTTAGGGTGAAGTTTGAGAAGGAGTACCCTTGTCAGTTGAAAGTTAATGCTGCCTCTGTGTCTCTTGAATCCCAGGACAGGCAGCACTTTAACTTTTACACCTTCAACAAAAAGGGTCTTTCGCCAGGTTTTGATGTACCAGGGCTGAACACTTATAAAGTTGTACGGATACCTCACAAACCAGTTTTTACTGGTTAG
- the LOC127419684 gene encoding putative beta-lactamase-like 1 isoform X3 has translation MKEEKMCPRFPEPVPLEHPIPILMEALEKVDLLLRTSIDATRLPAMSAIVIFNDSILWNGNFGRRNGSDPISPPPNEYTVYRIASLSKIFPTLMLYKLWEDGKVDSLDDPLGKYEKNFTIKNPFGKRRDNHLKSIYNGMLFSVREAQVQTSSITLRRMASQLSGLPRRLRATTLLWKGSTQSAVDLLQDDVLVADPGTKCHYSNLAFSLLAHVMAEKVAGTDYQSWVFENILQPLGMEDTDFKIIPEIESQMAIGVYTNGLPAPLYDLGWYRPSGQMYSTPADMAKLVMMLLGAYYRQVLQPDTLKTMLTPLFRCESSYFANQTGTPWEVNEQLGYDIIRKDGDLDGYSATISLVPRLKLGLVILMAGTKPEGEDLVAKAYSYLIPAMESAFRNAPHVLIPPPDPIPYVGHFTYSNITFYEIKAGTDGVLTMEQFGPQVDNMIPMKYRTLKLSYLEDRVFRVKFEKEYPCQLKVNAASVSLESQDRQHFNFYTFNKKGLSPGFDVPGLNTYKVVRIPHKPVFTG, from the exons ATGAAAGAAGAGAAGATGTGCCCACGGTTTCCTGAGCCTGTGCCTTTGGAACACCCAATACCTATCCTCATGGAGGCTTTGGAAAAG GTGGATTTGCTTTTGAGGACCAGCATTGATGCCACAAGACTGCCAGCCATGTCTGCAATTGTTATATTTAACGACTCCATATTGTGGAATGGTAACTTTGGCAGAAGGAATGGAAGTGACCCCATATCTCCACCACCAAATGAGTACACAGTTTACAG AATTGCAAGCCTTTCTAAAATCTTCCCCACCCTGATGTTGTATAAACTTTGGGAGGATGGAAAAGTGGATTCCCTGGATGACCCTCTGGGAAAGTACGAGAAGAATTTTACCATAAAAAACCCTTTTGGGAAAAGAAGGGATAATCACCTCAAGTCGATCTATAATGGCATGTTGTTCAGTGTTAGAGAGGCTCAAGTCCAAACCTCCTCCATCACCCTGAGAAGGATGGCAAGTCAGCTGTCAG GTTTACCAAGGCGACTCAGAGCAACTACGTTACTCTGGAAAGGTAGTACTCAGTCTGCTGTTGATTTATTACAAGATGACGTTCTTGTGGCTGACCCTGGAACAAA ATGCCACTACAGCAACTTGGCCTTCTCCCTGTTGGCCCACGTGATGGCAGAAAAGGTAGCAGGGACGGATTATCAGAGCTGGGTGTTTGAAAATATCCTGCAACCTCTGGGAATGGAGGACACCGACTTCAAAATCATCCCAGAGATTGAGAGCCAGATGGCAATAGGTGTTTACACAAATGGGCTGCCTGCACCCCTCTATGATCTTGGCTGGTACAGACCATCAGGGCAAATGTACTCCACACCTGCCGACATGGCCAAACTGGTGATGATGCTGCTGGGCGCTTACTATCGACAGGTTCTACAACCTGACACCCTCAAAACCATGTTGACACCTCTATTCCGTTGTGAAAGCAGTTACTTTGCAAATCAAACGGGCACACCGTGGGAGGTAAATGAACAGTTGGGGTATGACATCATCCGCAAAGATGGAGATCTAGATGGTTATTCGGCCACTATCTCCCTTGTTCCACGCCTGAAGCTGGGGTTGGTCATTCTTATGGCTGGGACCAAACCTGAGGGTGAGGACCTtgtggccaaggcctacagttaTCTAATCCCTGCCATGGAAAGTGCCTTCAGAAATGCACCTCATGTTCTCATCCCTCCTCCAGACCCAATTCCCTATGTAGGGCACTTTACCTATAGCAACATAACATTTTATGAGATCAAAGCTGGCACAGATGGAGTGCTGACTATGGAGCAGTTTGGACCACAAGTGGACAACATGATTCCTATGAAgtacagaactttgaagctgagTTATTTGGAGGATAGGGTGTTTAGGGTGAAGTTTGAGAAGGAGTACCCTTGTCAGTTGAAAGTTAATGCTGCCTCTGTGTCTCTTGAATCCCAGGACAGGCAGCACTTTAACTTTTACACCTTCAACAAAAAGGGTCTTTCGCCAGGTTTTGATGTACCAGGGCTGAACACTTATAAAGTTGTACGGATACCTCACAAACCAGTTTTTACTGGTTAG
- the LOC127419684 gene encoding putative beta-lactamase-like 1 isoform X2, which yields MKVKWTKLGMVFFLLLSLVMMGCFIWQYRLPKMKPVDETAAEKMKEEKMCPRFPEPVPLEHPIPILMEALEKVDLLLRTSIDATRLPAMSAIVIFNDSILWNGNFGRRNGSDPISPPPNEYTVYRIASLSKIFPTLMLYKLWEDGKVDSLDDPLGKYEKNFTIKNPFGKRRDNHLKSIYNGMLFSVREAQVQTSSITLRRMASQLSGLPRRLRATTLLWKGSTQSAVDLLQDDVLVADPGTKCHYSNLAFSLLAHVMAEKVAGTDYQSWVFENILQPLGMEDTDFKIIPEIESQMAIGVYTNGLPAPLYDLGWYRPSGQMYSTPADMAKLVMMLLGAYYRQVLQPDTLKTMLTPLFRCESSYFANQTGTPWEVNEQLGYDIIRKDGDLDGYSATISLVPRLKLGLVILMAGTKPEGEDLVAKAYSYLIPAMESAFRNAPHVLIPPPDPIPYVGHFTYSNITFYEIKAGTDGVLTMEQFGPQVDNMIPMKYRTLKLSYLEDRVFRVKFEKEYPCQLKVNAASVSLESQDRQHFNFYTFNKKGLSPGFDVPGLNTYKVVRIPHKPVFTG from the exons ATGAAAGTGAAATGGACAAAGTTAGGCATGGTCTTCTTTCTGCTTCTTTCCCTTGTTATGATGGGTTGTTTCATTTGGCAGTACAGGCTTCCCAAAATGAAACCAg TGGATGAAACAGCAGCAGAAAAAATGAAAGAAGAGAAGATGTGCCCACGGTTTCCTGAGCCTGTGCCTTTGGAACACCCAATACCTATCCTCATGGAGGCTTTGGAAAAG GTGGATTTGCTTTTGAGGACCAGCATTGATGCCACAAGACTGCCAGCCATGTCTGCAATTGTTATATTTAACGACTCCATATTGTGGAATGGTAACTTTGGCAGAAGGAATGGAAGTGACCCCATATCTCCACCACCAAATGAGTACACAGTTTACAG AATTGCAAGCCTTTCTAAAATCTTCCCCACCCTGATGTTGTATAAACTTTGGGAGGATGGAAAAGTGGATTCCCTGGATGACCCTCTGGGAAAGTACGAGAAGAATTTTACCATAAAAAACCCTTTTGGGAAAAGAAGGGATAATCACCTCAAGTCGATCTATAATGGCATGTTGTTCAGTGTTAGAGAGGCTCAAGTCCAAACCTCCTCCATCACCCTGAGAAGGATGGCAAGTCAGCTGTCAG GTTTACCAAGGCGACTCAGAGCAACTACGTTACTCTGGAAAGGTAGTACTCAGTCTGCTGTTGATTTATTACAAGATGACGTTCTTGTGGCTGACCCTGGAACAAA ATGCCACTACAGCAACTTGGCCTTCTCCCTGTTGGCCCACGTGATGGCAGAAAAGGTAGCAGGGACGGATTATCAGAGCTGGGTGTTTGAAAATATCCTGCAACCTCTGGGAATGGAGGACACCGACTTCAAAATCATCCCAGAGATTGAGAGCCAGATGGCAATAGGTGTTTACACAAATGGGCTGCCTGCACCCCTCTATGATCTTGGCTGGTACAGACCATCAGGGCAAATGTACTCCACACCTGCCGACATGGCCAAACTGGTGATGATGCTGCTGGGCGCTTACTATCGACAGGTTCTACAACCTGACACCCTCAAAACCATGTTGACACCTCTATTCCGTTGTGAAAGCAGTTACTTTGCAAATCAAACGGGCACACCGTGGGAGGTAAATGAACAGTTGGGGTATGACATCATCCGCAAAGATGGAGATCTAGATGGTTATTCGGCCACTATCTCCCTTGTTCCACGCCTGAAGCTGGGGTTGGTCATTCTTATGGCTGGGACCAAACCTGAGGGTGAGGACCTtgtggccaaggcctacagttaTCTAATCCCTGCCATGGAAAGTGCCTTCAGAAATGCACCTCATGTTCTCATCCCTCCTCCAGACCCAATTCCCTATGTAGGGCACTTTACCTATAGCAACATAACATTTTATGAGATCAAAGCTGGCACAGATGGAGTGCTGACTATGGAGCAGTTTGGACCACAAGTGGACAACATGATTCCTATGAAgtacagaactttgaagctgagTTATTTGGAGGATAGGGTGTTTAGGGTGAAGTTTGAGAAGGAGTACCCTTGTCAGTTGAAAGTTAATGCTGCCTCTGTGTCTCTTGAATCCCAGGACAGGCAGCACTTTAACTTTTACACCTTCAACAAAAAGGGTCTTTCGCCAGGTTTTGATGTACCAGGGCTGAACACTTATAAAGTTGTACGGATACCTCACAAACCAGTTTTTACTGGTTAG